CACCTGCTGATGTAGTACAAGCAGCGCGGGAAGCCTTAGCAGAAGCCGAGAAACAAGCAGAAATTTTGCACGAACGCCTGCGTGGTTTAGCATAGCTCAATGGGTAGTGGCAGAGTTATGAGTTGCTCAAAATTCACATTCCCAACTCAAAACTCTATCAATTACCCATTACAAATTAACTATCTGTAAAGCAAAATATATAAATTAGACTTGCTTTTCAATATAAACTTATGTTGTTTTTTAATAAATAAAAATTAAAATCAAGACGAATTTGGAATGGGAGCGAAGCGACAGCCATGCTATATCTAGCCCAGGTGCGTAAAAACGAGTTTTTAGACCAGCACCAGTTACACTTGCTGGCGCGTCAGGAAGCTGATAACTTTTGGGCAATAATTCCAGAAGAGGCTTTCATTCTGCTGGGCAAAGGAAACACAATGAGTGAGAAGTTGCTTGTTTTGGTGGAACTTTCTCCTACAGGTGATATTGAAAGAATAGAAGACGCCGGCAACTGGGTACTTCATCTGGTGCAAAGTTACCTCACAACTGGCATTACACCAGAATTTTTGCATCAGGAAGCAGAACGCGCAGAACATTGGCGACAATCTCTGACGTTGCAAAACCAAGACTTAGCGCGTCGTTCCCTAGAATTAGAAGCCCGACGCGAACAAATTCAAGCTTTAGAAGAAAGCCTCAAACGTGAGAAAAACGGTTATCACAAGGATGAAGGGTAAGCCAAAAAATGCTTTCACATACCTATTAGAAAATAATTCGTAATCCCTAATTACGAATTACGAATTACGAATTACGAATTATTATGACGCCAACAATTGTCGAATTAACCTTGCTACAGCTTTTTGTGTGAAGCGGTTAGCGACTTGCTGACCCAAACGTTGTACACCGGGATTAACCAACAACTGGGCAAGTTGGGGAGCAAGTTGTGTTAGATCAAAACCACGAGTTTCGCGGAGAATATTCAAAATACGTTTGATATGCTCCAAGGTTTGTTGTTGTTCAACTGTCGCCCCAGGAGTTTCATTGACTGCTGTCAAGCCTACCCGTTCCCGTAGAAGATATGTGAAGTTGTGTAAGACATTTTTACTTAAAGCATCAAGTCCATTAACAGATTCATCCACCAACTTGTCGCGAATGAAACTACCACGTTCAGAAGACAAAAAGTCTATTCCCTGATTCAAAACCAAGTTGAAGTCGTAGTCTTGGTTGCTACGGGCATTACGTAACAAGTTTTCTAAGCGGTTCCAGCGGAATCTACCATCTTTAAATAGCAAATCTTGCAATGATGCTCTTAATTGTGGTGCTGGGTCAGTTAAGAGGCGTTTAGAAACATAGGGATAAGCTTCGCTGAGAACTTTAAAGTTTGGGTCTATATATATGGCAATACCTTCCAGCGTCACGAGAGAGCGAATAATTAAGGCGTAGTAGGGAGGGACGCGGAAAGGATACTCATACATCAAAGCTGAGAGTTCATCAGTGATGCTTTTAATGTTGAGTTCAGCAACACTGGCTCCTTGGGCATCAGCAAATACTCTCGCAAAAGCTGGAATAATTGGTGTTAAGTCTGTTTCTGGTGATAAGAACTCTAATTTAACGTAATCTTTTGCTAAACCTTCAAAGTCACGATTAACAACGTGAACGATCGCTTCAATCAAACCATAGCGTTGAGCTGGCTTAATCTCGCTCATCATCCCAAAGTCGAGATAAGCCAATTTGCCATCGGTTGTTGCTAATAAATTTCCTGGGTGGGGGTCAGCGTGGAAAAATCCGTGTTCCAAGAGCTGGCGCAGAGAACACTGCACACCCACTTCAATCAGATAACGAGCATCTATACCTTGGGCGCGAATTTCTTCTGTCTGGGTTAATTTCGTGCCGTTAATCCACTCCATCGTCAACACACGACGATTAGTATATTCCCAGTAAATTTTCGGTACGTATACGTCTTTTATATGACCATATAGCTGGAAAAAGCGCTCGGCATTTTCACCCTCATGGATGTAGTCCATCTCTTCAAAGATGCGCTCTCCCAATTCATCGAGGATGCCAACTAAATCGCTTCGTACCCGTTTAACGTTTTTCTGCACCCAAGCGGCGATACGACGCAAGATGTATAAATCAACAGTAATTCGTTCTCGTAAGTCAGGGCGTTGGACTTTGATTGCGACTTCTTCACCAGTTTTCAGCTTACCTTTGTAGACTTGCCCCAAGGAAGCAGCAGCAATTGGCTGGGGTGATAGTTCAGCGTAAACCTCTTCGGGAAGTGCGCCTAGTTCTTCTTGAATAAACTGGTAAGCAATTTCGTTAGCAAAAGGCGGTAATTGGTCTTGTAACTTAGTCAGTTCTTCCAGATATGCAGGAGGAACTAGATCCGGTCTAGTGGATAAAGCTTGTCCAATTTTGATGTAAGCTGGCCCCAGTCGCGTTAGTAATTCTCTTAGCTGAGCAGCTCGGCGACGATCATTTTTGACAACAATTCCCCGTTTACTATCCGACCACAGCCCAAAAACAAAGGATAGAGTCGGCCTCAAGACAGCTAAAATCCGCCGCCAAACTTGTAGGGGTCTGTCTTGATAATGCGTCACTATTTCTACAGGGTTATAACGCAATGCCCCAGGTTCAGTTAATTTAGTTACCTCTTGCGTAGCTAAGAGCCTTGGGGATCTTACAACCAAGGCTTGTGTATCATTTTCTGGTGCTGTTTCAGTAACGTACAGTTCTTCTGGGCGGTTTGTACCGCCGCGACTG
This region of Nostoc sp. UHCC 0302 genomic DNA includes:
- a CDS encoding AarF/ABC1/UbiB kinase family protein, giving the protein MIVKTLSPSSQPIQEDSRGGTNRPEELYVTETAPENDTQALVVRSPRLLATQEVTKLTEPGALRYNPVEIVTHYQDRPLQVWRRILAVLRPTLSFVFGLWSDSKRGIVVKNDRRRAAQLRELLTRLGPAYIKIGQALSTRPDLVPPAYLEELTKLQDQLPPFANEIAYQFIQEELGALPEEVYAELSPQPIAAASLGQVYKGKLKTGEEVAIKVQRPDLRERITVDLYILRRIAAWVQKNVKRVRSDLVGILDELGERIFEEMDYIHEGENAERFFQLYGHIKDVYVPKIYWEYTNRRVLTMEWINGTKLTQTEEIRAQGIDARYLIEVGVQCSLRQLLEHGFFHADPHPGNLLATTDGKLAYLDFGMMSEIKPAQRYGLIEAIVHVVNRDFEGLAKDYVKLEFLSPETDLTPIIPAFARVFADAQGASVAELNIKSITDELSALMYEYPFRVPPYYALIIRSLVTLEGIAIYIDPNFKVLSEAYPYVSKRLLTDPAPQLRASLQDLLFKDGRFRWNRLENLLRNARSNQDYDFNLVLNQGIDFLSSERGSFIRDKLVDESVNGLDALSKNVLHNFTYLLRERVGLTAVNETPGATVEQQQTLEHIKRILNILRETRGFDLTQLAPQLAQLLVNPGVQRLGQQVANRFTQKAVARLIRQLLAS